The following proteins are encoded in a genomic region of Nymphalis io chromosome 8, ilAglIoxx1.1, whole genome shotgun sequence:
- the LOC126770164 gene encoding protein tiptop-like isoform X2, protein MIVEPDHVRESPRCLSRESSGAPRCPSNDSVYSGRSAPSLPLPAALSAALPAALPAALLPPHSAAVAAYLGAAAAAAQQRLLMSCQEDITDAERSDAVLDFSTKRSESPNDDEDGDDAVNLSKNENGPLDLSVGTRKRGPEDSPSPVPTRKSSRSSDFKPISTPWTTPVAPHLPYFAAAVAAASLSPKGGMPSDWNGKLKHGTPTPSDATKALEKMSELSRLGGEELFRSVQSAALSAGLTPNAAARHSAWQSHWLNKGADQTKDVLKCVWCKKSFNSLADLTVHMKEAKHCGVSVSVPPSTGAPLPASLQPPSSSPSTTSHNSTSSSGSSKPNHNDLNMLIKENMPIPRKLVRGQDVWLGKGAEQTRQILKCMWCAESFRSLAEMTSHMQRTQHYTNIISQEQIISWKSSDEAKGSNSSTPGTNNAVPPTTGTSSHVSAVLTCKVCDQAFSSLKELSNHMVKNSHYKEHIMRSITESGGRRRQTREKRKKSLPVRKLLELERAQHEFKNGEGNGVPMGKPIRDFSAGSRITCEKCGDKIETAVFVEHIRQCIGAPMSNSQRNFLKSALLSNNIIPPDVPGHITPTGRDGRKSINEEIPSPGSAHNRSPINDSSPCSKDHNASNDKSSSPSVLNAIEQLIEKSFDTRSRHSVPGMPGGASHAPIGSSILKRLGIDESVDYTKPLVDAQTMSMLRNYHHQQGYGRRERSGSESSSMSERGGSRVESLTPDRKLDSYHMTPRTTPDTRGSQTPASEDRPTDVRIKKEIADEEERENGVDLSSQPVRVKTEIDDDDDQGRPSSATEEDIKPPVPKRESEGPSPAASPRSPASDRSAPTPGADRKPASSLGALSSMFDSLAGGGSSNEPSSSRRSGSHPLAALQKLCDKTETNSSRAPVPAPSPAGPPSILTFSWACNDAVVTDSIMKCALCDTPFISKGAYRHHLSKMHFVKDGALPDPVPVKAPPPAGSPGAHKSGGSNAASPQDPRSPSQSFDESPHSKFLKYTELAKQLSSKYV, encoded by the exons ATGATCGTCGAGCCCGACCACGTGAG GGAGAGTCCTAGATGTTTATCGCGGGAATCGTCGGGCGCGCCGCGATGTCCCTCCAACGACTCGGTGTATTCGGGTCGGAGCGCGCCGAGCCTCCCGCTACCGGCCGCGCTGTCGGCAGCTCTGCCGGCCGCCCTGCCCGCTGCACTGCTGCCGCCACATTCCGCCGCAGTTGCCGCTTACCTAGGCGCTGCTGCCGCGGCTGCCCAACAGCGGCTACTGATGTCGTGCCAAGAGGACATAACGGATGCTGAGCGATCCGATGCTGTTCTTGATTTTAGCACAAAGCGAAGCGAATCTCCTAACGACGATGAAGACGGCGATGACGCTGTTAATCTTAGTAAGAATGAAAACGGTCCATTGGATCTGTCAGTTGGCACGAGGAAGAGAGGACCGGAAGATTCTCCATCACCGGTTCCGACTAGAAAGAGCTCGCGGTCGTCTGATTTTAAACCAATCAGTACTCCATGGACGACACCAGTAGCCCCACATCTGCCATATTTTGCAGCCGCTGTGGCCGCTGCTAGCTTATCGCCTAAAGGTGGTATGCCATCCGATTGGAACGGGAAACTGAAACATGGTACACCTACGCCGAGCGATGCAACCAAAGCACTCGAAAAGATGAGTGAATTGAGTAGACTTGGCGGCGAGGAACTGTTTAGATCAGTTCAAAGTGCAGCTTTAAGTGCAGGGCTAACGCCAAATGCTGCCGCCCGTCACTCCGCTTGGCAATCTCATTGGTTGAACAAGGGAGCTGATCAGACTAAAGACGTTTTAAAATGCGTTTGGTGCAAGAAGAGCTTCAACTCATTGGCAGATCTGACAGTTCATATGAAAGAAGCAAAGCATTGTGGCGTAAGCGTCTCTGTGCCGCCATCAACTGGTGCACCTTTACCTGCCTCGCTACAACCTCCTTCGAGTTCACCTTCCACGACATCTCATAATTCTACGTCTTCGAGTGGATCGTCTAAACCGAATCATAACGATCTCAACATGCTGATTAAAGAAAATATGCCCATACCTAGAAAACTGGTCCGCGGTCAAGACGTCTGGTTAGGCAAAGGGGCGGAACAAACCAGACAAATATTGAAATGTATGTGGTGCGCTGAGAGCTTCCGCTCGCTGGCTGAGATGACCAGCCACATGCAGCGCACTCAACATTACACTAACATAATATCACAAGAGCAAATAATATCGTGGAAATCATCTGATGAAGCTAAGGGTTCTAATTCAAGCACGCCCGGTACTAACAACGCTGTCCCGCCTACAACGGGCACTAGTAGTCATGTTAGCGCTGTATTAACTTGTAAGGTTTGTGACCAAGCGTTTAGTTCCTTAAAAGAATTGAGTAATCATATGGTTAAGAATTCACATTATAAAGAACATATTATGCGTTCTATTACTGAGAGCGGTGGTAGGAGACGTCAAACGCGAGAAAAAAGAAAGAAGTCGCTACCTGTTAGAAAACTACTTGAACTCGAACGAGCGCAGCACGAGTTTAAAAACGGGGAAGGTAACGGCGTTCCTATGGGGAAGCCGATTAGGGATTTCAGTGCTGGTAGCCGAATTACTTGTGAAAAATGCGGTGATAAAATAGAGACTGCGGTTTTCGTAGAGCATATTCGTCAATGCATAGGCGCGCCTATGTCTAATAGCCAAAGGAATTTTCTAAAAAGTGCCCTCCTTTCTAATAACATCATCCCACCTGATGTGCCAGGCCATATTACGCCCACTGGCCGCGATGGGCGTAAAAGTATCAACGAGGAAATTCCATCACCTGGATCTGCACATAATCGTTCTCCGATTAACGATTCTTCTCCATGTTCCAAAGACCATAATGCCAGCAATGATAAAAGTTCTTCGCCGTCTGTGCTCAATGCTATTGaacaattaatagaaaaaagttTCGATACTCGCTCGCGGCATTCGGTACCTGGTATGCCAGGAGGAGCATCGCATGCTCCAATTGGCTCTAGTATTTTGAAAAGGTTAGGTATAGACGAGAGCGTAGACTACACGAAACCACTCGTGGACGCGCAAACCATGAGCATGTTAAGAAATTATCATCATCAGCAGGGATACGGTCGCCGAGAACGTAGCGGAAGCGAATCTAGCTCCATGTCCGAGAGGGGTGGAAGTAGAGTCGAATCTCTTACTCCTGATAGAAAATTAGACTCTTATCACATGACCCCACGTACAACTCCCGACACGCGCGGTTCTCAGACTCCTGCCTCAGAGGACCGTCCCACAGATGTTAGGATAAAAAAAGAGATAGCCGATGAGGAGGAGCGCGAAAATGGTGTTGATTTGAGCAGCCAGCCGGTTAGGGTTAAGACTGAGATAGACGATGACGATGATCAAGGAAGACCGAGCAGTGCAACTGAAGAAGACATTAAACCGCCCGTCCCAAAGCGTGAAAGCGAGGGCCCGAGCCCTGCGGCTAGCCCTCGCAGCCCGGCTAGCGATCGTTCCGCGCCAACACCGGGTGCTGATAGGAAACCGGCTTCTAGTTTAGGGGCACTTTCTTCTATGTTCGATAGTCTCGCTGGCGGGGGTTCATCTAACGAGCCAAGTTCCTCTCGTCGTAGTGGCAGCCACCCACTAGCGGCCTTACAAAAGTTGTGCGATAAAACTGAGACGAATTCTTCTCGCGCTCCTGTACCTGCTCCGTCGCCCGCTGGGCCGCCTAGCATTTTAACCTTCAGCTGGGCTTGCAATGACGCAGTAGTGACTGACTCTATTATGAAATGCGCTCTATGCGACACGCCATTTATATCGAAGGGCGCTTATCGGCATCATCTATCGAAGATGCATTTCGTCAAAGATGGTGCTTTGCCAGATCCTGTTCCAGTCAAGGCTCCTCCGCCAGCTGGTTCTCCTGGAGCTCATAAGAGCGGCGGCTCTAATGCGGCTTCACCGCAAGATCCACGGAGTCCATCGCAATCATTTGACGAAAGTCCTCACTCTAAGTTTCTCAAATATACGGAACTGGCAAAGCAGCTATCCAGCAAGTACGTGTAG
- the LOC126770164 gene encoding protein tiptop-like isoform X1 produces the protein MRSKQQPRPSYRWLSTNENEESTSPESGVKERGERERGARGGGEGESRSASPASRASPAPEERDIEHSIPATLIQDPHAERESPRCLSRESSGAPRCPSNDSVYSGRSAPSLPLPAALSAALPAALPAALLPPHSAAVAAYLGAAAAAAQQRLLMSCQEDITDAERSDAVLDFSTKRSESPNDDEDGDDAVNLSKNENGPLDLSVGTRKRGPEDSPSPVPTRKSSRSSDFKPISTPWTTPVAPHLPYFAAAVAAASLSPKGGMPSDWNGKLKHGTPTPSDATKALEKMSELSRLGGEELFRSVQSAALSAGLTPNAAARHSAWQSHWLNKGADQTKDVLKCVWCKKSFNSLADLTVHMKEAKHCGVSVSVPPSTGAPLPASLQPPSSSPSTTSHNSTSSSGSSKPNHNDLNMLIKENMPIPRKLVRGQDVWLGKGAEQTRQILKCMWCAESFRSLAEMTSHMQRTQHYTNIISQEQIISWKSSDEAKGSNSSTPGTNNAVPPTTGTSSHVSAVLTCKVCDQAFSSLKELSNHMVKNSHYKEHIMRSITESGGRRRQTREKRKKSLPVRKLLELERAQHEFKNGEGNGVPMGKPIRDFSAGSRITCEKCGDKIETAVFVEHIRQCIGAPMSNSQRNFLKSALLSNNIIPPDVPGHITPTGRDGRKSINEEIPSPGSAHNRSPINDSSPCSKDHNASNDKSSSPSVLNAIEQLIEKSFDTRSRHSVPGMPGGASHAPIGSSILKRLGIDESVDYTKPLVDAQTMSMLRNYHHQQGYGRRERSGSESSSMSERGGSRVESLTPDRKLDSYHMTPRTTPDTRGSQTPASEDRPTDVRIKKEIADEEERENGVDLSSQPVRVKTEIDDDDDQGRPSSATEEDIKPPVPKRESEGPSPAASPRSPASDRSAPTPGADRKPASSLGALSSMFDSLAGGGSSNEPSSSRRSGSHPLAALQKLCDKTETNSSRAPVPAPSPAGPPSILTFSWACNDAVVTDSIMKCALCDTPFISKGAYRHHLSKMHFVKDGALPDPVPVKAPPPAGSPGAHKSGGSNAASPQDPRSPSQSFDESPHSKFLKYTELAKQLSSKYV, from the coding sequence GGAGAGTCCTAGATGTTTATCGCGGGAATCGTCGGGCGCGCCGCGATGTCCCTCCAACGACTCGGTGTATTCGGGTCGGAGCGCGCCGAGCCTCCCGCTACCGGCCGCGCTGTCGGCAGCTCTGCCGGCCGCCCTGCCCGCTGCACTGCTGCCGCCACATTCCGCCGCAGTTGCCGCTTACCTAGGCGCTGCTGCCGCGGCTGCCCAACAGCGGCTACTGATGTCGTGCCAAGAGGACATAACGGATGCTGAGCGATCCGATGCTGTTCTTGATTTTAGCACAAAGCGAAGCGAATCTCCTAACGACGATGAAGACGGCGATGACGCTGTTAATCTTAGTAAGAATGAAAACGGTCCATTGGATCTGTCAGTTGGCACGAGGAAGAGAGGACCGGAAGATTCTCCATCACCGGTTCCGACTAGAAAGAGCTCGCGGTCGTCTGATTTTAAACCAATCAGTACTCCATGGACGACACCAGTAGCCCCACATCTGCCATATTTTGCAGCCGCTGTGGCCGCTGCTAGCTTATCGCCTAAAGGTGGTATGCCATCCGATTGGAACGGGAAACTGAAACATGGTACACCTACGCCGAGCGATGCAACCAAAGCACTCGAAAAGATGAGTGAATTGAGTAGACTTGGCGGCGAGGAACTGTTTAGATCAGTTCAAAGTGCAGCTTTAAGTGCAGGGCTAACGCCAAATGCTGCCGCCCGTCACTCCGCTTGGCAATCTCATTGGTTGAACAAGGGAGCTGATCAGACTAAAGACGTTTTAAAATGCGTTTGGTGCAAGAAGAGCTTCAACTCATTGGCAGATCTGACAGTTCATATGAAAGAAGCAAAGCATTGTGGCGTAAGCGTCTCTGTGCCGCCATCAACTGGTGCACCTTTACCTGCCTCGCTACAACCTCCTTCGAGTTCACCTTCCACGACATCTCATAATTCTACGTCTTCGAGTGGATCGTCTAAACCGAATCATAACGATCTCAACATGCTGATTAAAGAAAATATGCCCATACCTAGAAAACTGGTCCGCGGTCAAGACGTCTGGTTAGGCAAAGGGGCGGAACAAACCAGACAAATATTGAAATGTATGTGGTGCGCTGAGAGCTTCCGCTCGCTGGCTGAGATGACCAGCCACATGCAGCGCACTCAACATTACACTAACATAATATCACAAGAGCAAATAATATCGTGGAAATCATCTGATGAAGCTAAGGGTTCTAATTCAAGCACGCCCGGTACTAACAACGCTGTCCCGCCTACAACGGGCACTAGTAGTCATGTTAGCGCTGTATTAACTTGTAAGGTTTGTGACCAAGCGTTTAGTTCCTTAAAAGAATTGAGTAATCATATGGTTAAGAATTCACATTATAAAGAACATATTATGCGTTCTATTACTGAGAGCGGTGGTAGGAGACGTCAAACGCGAGAAAAAAGAAAGAAGTCGCTACCTGTTAGAAAACTACTTGAACTCGAACGAGCGCAGCACGAGTTTAAAAACGGGGAAGGTAACGGCGTTCCTATGGGGAAGCCGATTAGGGATTTCAGTGCTGGTAGCCGAATTACTTGTGAAAAATGCGGTGATAAAATAGAGACTGCGGTTTTCGTAGAGCATATTCGTCAATGCATAGGCGCGCCTATGTCTAATAGCCAAAGGAATTTTCTAAAAAGTGCCCTCCTTTCTAATAACATCATCCCACCTGATGTGCCAGGCCATATTACGCCCACTGGCCGCGATGGGCGTAAAAGTATCAACGAGGAAATTCCATCACCTGGATCTGCACATAATCGTTCTCCGATTAACGATTCTTCTCCATGTTCCAAAGACCATAATGCCAGCAATGATAAAAGTTCTTCGCCGTCTGTGCTCAATGCTATTGaacaattaatagaaaaaagttTCGATACTCGCTCGCGGCATTCGGTACCTGGTATGCCAGGAGGAGCATCGCATGCTCCAATTGGCTCTAGTATTTTGAAAAGGTTAGGTATAGACGAGAGCGTAGACTACACGAAACCACTCGTGGACGCGCAAACCATGAGCATGTTAAGAAATTATCATCATCAGCAGGGATACGGTCGCCGAGAACGTAGCGGAAGCGAATCTAGCTCCATGTCCGAGAGGGGTGGAAGTAGAGTCGAATCTCTTACTCCTGATAGAAAATTAGACTCTTATCACATGACCCCACGTACAACTCCCGACACGCGCGGTTCTCAGACTCCTGCCTCAGAGGACCGTCCCACAGATGTTAGGATAAAAAAAGAGATAGCCGATGAGGAGGAGCGCGAAAATGGTGTTGATTTGAGCAGCCAGCCGGTTAGGGTTAAGACTGAGATAGACGATGACGATGATCAAGGAAGACCGAGCAGTGCAACTGAAGAAGACATTAAACCGCCCGTCCCAAAGCGTGAAAGCGAGGGCCCGAGCCCTGCGGCTAGCCCTCGCAGCCCGGCTAGCGATCGTTCCGCGCCAACACCGGGTGCTGATAGGAAACCGGCTTCTAGTTTAGGGGCACTTTCTTCTATGTTCGATAGTCTCGCTGGCGGGGGTTCATCTAACGAGCCAAGTTCCTCTCGTCGTAGTGGCAGCCACCCACTAGCGGCCTTACAAAAGTTGTGCGATAAAACTGAGACGAATTCTTCTCGCGCTCCTGTACCTGCTCCGTCGCCCGCTGGGCCGCCTAGCATTTTAACCTTCAGCTGGGCTTGCAATGACGCAGTAGTGACTGACTCTATTATGAAATGCGCTCTATGCGACACGCCATTTATATCGAAGGGCGCTTATCGGCATCATCTATCGAAGATGCATTTCGTCAAAGATGGTGCTTTGCCAGATCCTGTTCCAGTCAAGGCTCCTCCGCCAGCTGGTTCTCCTGGAGCTCATAAGAGCGGCGGCTCTAATGCGGCTTCACCGCAAGATCCACGGAGTCCATCGCAATCATTTGACGAAAGTCCTCACTCTAAGTTTCTCAAATATACGGAACTGGCAAAGCAGCTATCCAGCAAGTACGTGTAG